A portion of the Anoplopoma fimbria isolate UVic2021 breed Golden Eagle Sablefish chromosome 15, Afim_UVic_2022, whole genome shotgun sequence genome contains these proteins:
- the si:dkeyp-72h1.1 gene encoding protein LBH: protein MTEVMNSLEPGAEDFSGGGAGADQGAIFPDTHERYPKLSKRLPSIVVEPMDGAEVESGELRWPPDEPSSPDAQTVRPSADEQTADEDQSNVGVDEEASGAEMQDSN, encoded by the exons ATGACCGAGGTGATGAACTCTCTTGAGCCTGGTGCGGAAGACTTCAGCGGGGGTGGAGCTGGAGCAGATCAGGGCGCA ATCTTCCCAGATACCCATGAAAGGTATCCAAAGCTGTCCAAGAGGCTTCCCTCCATCGTGGTCGAGCCGATGGACGGAGCCGAGGTGGAGAGCGGCGAGCTCCGCTGGCCGCCGGACGAGCCGAGCTCTCCGGACGCCCAAACTGTGAGGCCGAGTGCAGACGAACAAACTGCAG ATGAGGACCAGTCGAATGTCGGCGTGGACGAAGAGGCCTCAGGGGCGGAGATGCAGGACTCCAACTGA